In the Flavobacteriales bacterium genome, TTCCGATTATCCCATTGGGTACGTAACAAGTATCGTCGGTTTAGGCGAAAACATTGGTTCTTTGCTTACAAATGGTTACAGGAAACAGCAAAGCATTATCCTAATTTATTTGTGCATTGGCAATATGGATTCAAGCCTTAGACTTGTTAAGAAGAGCCGTATGATGGGAGACTGTCACGTACGGTTCTGTGAGAGATTTAGGGGTGAGATTCCCCTTTACCTACTCGACTTATTATTAATCATTCCAACAAAGTGAACTTTGAAATAGTCATCAGGAATTCAATTATTAAAACAGTTGCAAAACCTATCAAAATTCGTCTATTGCCTAAGGTTTGATTCAGCCAAGGCCCAATACGTGCTCCTATTAATATCCCCGGCAGAGCCATTAGCCAAAGGTTAATTGGAACATCTCTGATTATGAAAAGATGGACAACGAAAGGCGTCATTGCAGTTAGTCCCATAGTGATTATGCTAGTTACAGTTGCTTGATGCACATCCATTTTGAAACGAGAAGTAAGAATTAAAAATAATATAGCGTCAATTCCAACGCCAATATATCCAACTAATAGTCCGCCAATTAATCCAACAACTACTACAGCCAATACCATCCATTTGCTCCATTGAAAGAGATTGTTTTGTTTGTCAAGGTCTTTTCGCAGATTGTATAAAACGTATGTTGCAAGTCCGACTCCAAATAAGCTAAAGGTTAGCTGAAGAAGTTTAGCTTCCACAATTGGAAAAATAAACAATGCTATGAGTGATACGGCACTGCCAATTATAGCAGTTGGAATAACAATGTAAAAATTGATGGAGGACCTATCTCGCTTTATCCAATTAAAAGCCCCAAATATTCCCATTCCAACTGACTGTGCCCCAACGGAAAATGCTACTGCTTCAATGGGAGGGACACCTAGTAGTACCATAGCAGGGAAGAAAACAACACCACCACCAGCAGGAGTTGACATAGCTATTGTTGCCG is a window encoding:
- a CDS encoding sulfite exporter TauE/SafE family protein codes for the protein MTKAYNKSVFHFELVALVALLILFFSFLSNGWVDTNELQAAWFMPLLGIVAATIAMSTPAGGGVVFFPAMVLLGVPPIEAVAFSVGAQSVGMGIFGAFNWIKRDRSSINFYIVIPTAIIGSAVSLIALFIFPIVEAKLLQLTFSLFGVGLATYVLYNLRKDLDKQNNLFQWSKWMVLAVVVVGLIGGLLVGYIGVGIDAILFLILTSRFKMDVHQATVTSIITMGLTAMTPFVVHLFIIRDVPINLWLMALPGILIGARIGPWLNQTLGNRRILIGFATVLIIEFLMTISKFTLLE